The nucleotide sequence GCGCACAGGGCGGCACCCGGGACGTTCTCGTCCCGGGTGCCGCCCTACGCTTGGGCCCCATGTCTTTGCAGGACTTCACCTACGCCGACGTCGGCGCGACCCGCGACCTGCCCGGCCACTGCCCCGAGGGCTTCCGCCCGCTCCACGTCCGCACCCGCCTCGGCGAGGGCCACGAGGTCTTCCGCCGCGCCGCCGAAGCGGTCATGACGTGGGAGATGCACCGCGCGCTGGGGGTCGGCATCGACACCTCGGCGCAGCGGGCGGCCCCCGACGTCGACGTCACGGTCACCGTGGCGGGCCTCATACGGGCCCCCTGCCGGGTGGTCTGGACGGTGGACGAACACCGGCGCGCCGGCTGGGCCTACGGCACCCTGCCCGGCCACCCCGAATGCGGCGAGGAGTCCTTCGTCGTCGACCGCACGGGAGACGGCACGGTGTGGCTGACGGTCTCCGCCTTCAGCCGGGCCGCCAAGTGGTACGCGAAGATGGGCGGCCCGGCCACCAGGGGCCTGCAACAGGCGTACGCCCGGCGGTGCGGGACGGTACTGCGGGGGCTCAGCGGCGGCGAGGAGTCGTAGCCCAAAGCCCTCCCGGGCACGTCGCCACCCGCCCGCCGCCGGGGAGCGGCCCGCGGGCGTCCGGCCTCAACGGGGCGCCGGGGCCACCGTCTTCGCCGGGTCCCCCGGCTTCCACTGCGCCGAGGTCCACTCCGGCGTCGGGGCCGGACGGGCCGGGGCGGGCGGCGGATTCGAGCCACGGTGGGGGTTCTGCGGGACGGAGCCCTTCGCACCCGAACC is from Streptomyces asoensis and encodes:
- a CDS encoding DUF1990 domain-containing protein, which produces MSLQDFTYADVGATRDLPGHCPEGFRPLHVRTRLGEGHEVFRRAAEAVMTWEMHRALGVGIDTSAQRAAPDVDVTVTVAGLIRAPCRVVWTVDEHRRAGWAYGTLPGHPECGEESFVVDRTGDGTVWLTVSAFSRAAKWYAKMGGPATRGLQQAYARRCGTVLRGLSGGEES